From the genome of Camarhynchus parvulus chromosome 4, STF_HiC, whole genome shotgun sequence:
aaTGTAAGAACATAGGGAAGCACTACACTACCCCAATGGTAACACAgaatggttgggttggaagggactgtcagccagggacagggacaccttgcactaggccagattgctcagagccccacccagcctggccttaaaCATCTGCAAGGATGCGGCAGCCACAGCACCTCTGGGCAACATTCTTATTACCCTGTGTtacaaaaaattgaaacaaatttCCAATTAATAACAGCTATTGTATAGCACTTAAAAATCCATTAGTTCAAAGAAATAAAGCCACATGTTAATTTCTACAgatctacatttttttctctgggaGAACAAGGCAAAACTCTGCATTCTTGCCTCCTGCAAGATGCTGTTAGTCATTACAGAGTGGGCTCTTAAGTTATTCAGAATCTCTATATGTGTTGTGTTGTTTTCCTGTGCTTATGGAAGAATGTACCAGTTTGGAGAACAAGCAGTACTTTTTCATGTTACGTTGAAGATgaaattcaaatgaatattttttctaaattctttATATTCTAAATGCTAAAGCTGAACTTACAGAACAGCTGAACCTAATTTAGAATTGTCAATAGCCATGTAatatcctcctcctctttcatTAATTAATACTAATTCAAAAGACTGAATTACCAGCCTAGAGAAAGGGCACCTGCCTTTGGAACTGTTTATAATTCATCATATATTGAAAACTgagtaagaaaataataaatgtagGAATAATTGAATAATTAACAGCAGCTGCCAGATTCTGTGCCTCTCCAGCCTAGAAGATAGACTGGTTTGGAACACAGAGCTGTAGCAGGAATCGAACAAAGCTATTTTGTACTCTGTTTGCTTGCAAGGTGCAAAGTAAATAGAGGCACCCTTTGCAAAAATACCTTGATTATTAAGTTCCAGCAATTTTGTGACTGTCAGCTAAGATACACTTTGGAACGGAAAGATTTATTTGGTAAAGGTTTCAGAACACTGAACATTAGATCAACAAGATCCATCAAGTCATTAATGTACCctctttttccataaaaattttaaaacatcatgGAGAAACACTTGAGAAACAGCATTAAAAGGCCCTGTTTAGAGGTCTTGGAAGTAAAATTTGCTTCCTCTGTCCCTTGTGTTTGTgcactgaaaaactgaaaacatggaaaatgaCCTTCAATGTGCTACTGTGTAAAACTTCCCACCTGTGCTGAAAGGAGGCACTTGACAAATTCAAGAATCCCCATTAATCCATCGCTACAGAGCAcatggtttatttttcctagGATCTAGCTAATTCACGGTTTGgctttgggtgttttttttttccttcatgtaaGTGCATAAAGGGTAATTATTCAATATTGAATCTGACCAATACTGATATGAGTATTTTTGAAAGAGCTCTCCCCCTGTGAGGAACCAGAGATTTTTAGCTAACAATTCAAAGTTTTCAAATTTAGTAACAGTTATATGCCAATATCCTCTAACAACTTCCACAAAAGAAGCTGCCATACAAGTTTCAGAGTTGTTATTATGATACAGATGGGAACTGAGGTACCAAGATTAAGCCTTTTGTCTCTTAAAAAGCAACTCATTCCAAAGAAATCAAATACTCCCCCTCCTCTTGAAAAACTTCCCACATCTGACCTGAgtcactttttcattttcaagacATGTAACAACTCCTTCAAAATGCACCACAGTAAATCACTAAGTTGACATCCAAACAAGGGGTAAAAgctaaaaggagaaattttaaCATTAGCTCTGAATCCCAAGACTgttgccttttcctcctgacaAACATACTAATAGAAGTTTCACAATTGTGTATGTATGTAAGggaaaaaagtttgaaaactTAAAATCTGTTGTGCTTGTATTTCAGATCCAGGAAGAATGTTTGGGTATCTAAAAAGAGCCTATGGATGTTCTAacaaaaggaggagaaaggccCAAATTTGGCCTATTTCCAGCCAAAATGGGCCTGGGTAAGGGAAGCTGTCAAAACTTGCATTTACTTTCTatctcattcctttttttttttccccaggtggAAAGAGAGATACTTGGCAAGTTTTCAAAGCTAGAAGCACCCTGAAGAAGATACGGTTttatttcacacattttctgATGGGCTGACTGTGGGGCTTTGGATGGTGGGGGCTTCTGCCGTGGGCACTGGGCAGCACATCTGGAGGTGCCTTTGGTTCCTCCCTCCCAACTGCAGCTCTGGGTAATGCTCCAGAGGGTGCTCATAGCTGGCATGCAGCCATTGCCTCACTGTCCCCAAAAGTCCCCTTCTCCATCAGGTTTTCATTGCTAACCCTTCTCCCTGGTCCTGGTGATGACTGACACACTGGGGCAAAAAGGAATCTAAAGCAGGCTCAGTGGAGGAGTCAGGGAAATGGCAGGATGGATCTGTGACGTGATACTGTGATACACAGTGGCCAGAAAAGGTCCAAAGTCACaacaaaagcagagggaagcacTATGTGCAGACTGCACAGCTACAAAAACTTCACCTGCCACACCAGATTTTACTGTTGACTTCAAAACCGTCAAGTGCAACTACAAGCATTTCACATCAGAATGTTTTAAACATTCTAAATGGTACTTTTCAGTGAAAGCTGCTATCAGCACAACACAAACAACTGGTCACAATGTCAAAGCATAATGAACAAATGTCATACCCATTTAATTCAAGTTTGTACTTCATCTTTATTTGCAAAATACAAGTAATTAAACAAACAttctatttccatttccacTAGAGACTTTTAGGTATAATTTCAGTTGCCGTGGCTTGTCCATTACTGGTACTAATATCTCAATACCAGCCTTGGTATTTGCCTTTCACACACCAGCATGGACTATACCTTAGTGTAACCAATCAGAACAAATAGCAAATTTCATACACAATATTTAATGCTAAGTGGAAGCCTGGGGACTTTGTAAAACCTTGCTGGGGTGTGAAATGTTGTGCCCTTTCAAAAAACAGTGGTCACTATCTTCTGGACAAATAGTGAAACAGTGATTGCTGTATGCAAATATTACCACCAGGTACTGACTCTAAGATCACTTTTTTCTAGAAAACACCAAATAAATACAAGTAATAAATGCAACAAAAACTATTGTCAGTTACCTATTCTAAACCATACCTGTGAAAATACAAATGGGCACATTGTGAATACTTAAAAGAGTAAAGTGCTTTTAACATTGAGCAAGTGAATGCATCTAGTGTTGTACCACAGGCAATATATCCATTTTGGACAAAACAGTTTCCATGCAATTAGTCAGCAGTGATCCCCTGCATTCATTTACAATATTAAAGTACTATATATTACTTCAGTCATACGGGGTTTAAGGTCAGGATACTGTGTGTACACTTGCAAAACTCAACCAGTGCTCTGTATTAGCACACTGTTTGAGCATTGCTACAGCAAGGTagatttttattggtttttcttttctcataagGAGCCAAACCTTTGGTAGTGTAAATGCAGTGGAAGCTGAAAGTACCACTGAACCAATATGCAAGCACATTATGCAGCTGACAGgaatgggaagaagaaaaaatcaaaagcaaatttaatGGCTTTATGCACTGTGCTCCTCCAGTCCTGCTCTATTTTCACGTGCCTCCCTGCAGGTAAGAGTTTAGACATGCAATTCAAGCAAGTGATTGCTTTCAGTTCAAAGACAGGCCATTTACTGCCAAGACGACCCTCCAGAATTGTGCTGAATTCAATTATACTCCCTTGCCTCAAGTTCAGCAACACTTTTTTAAACTCATTGCTTGCCTTCAGCACAATATCTTTGGTTATATCATCCTCTTCTATAGGCTTGCTTCCATTTTTGCTACTGAAAGGCATGCCCACAGTTATTTCAAATTTGTACCGATCAAACATTTTCATGTGGCATTTATGCTTTGTCAAAAACTTCAGACGACACAATTCTTCCTCCTCCAGTGTAACATTTTTGGGATCACAAAGAGGGTAGGTTTCACCATACAAGCATCTCATCCAATCACCAATAAAAAATGGAAGCATATTTATTGCAGATTCTGCACTATTGTCGATTTCTGTCACGCGCACGTATTTGAACCGCCCGGTCCATGTCACTCGGTGTCCTTCCAGGTGACTGCACAAAATCTGAGTACGTGCCATGTTGGTCTCCTTCCAGGCCCGGGGTCCACAGAGGAAACCATACTGATTCCATGTCAGGGTGGAGTTGTAAACTTTCATGCCTTCAGATCGATAGACATAGAACCAACAGAACAGCACCACGGCTGTAATCCACACCAGAATGAGTTTCACAATGGAGCTCCGAGTGAGCGATTTAACCACTTCAACTACAGAGAAGTTAACCTTTGTCCACCATCGAAAGAGCAAAGGAACAGCACACAAAACCAGGGTCACTACAATTTTCACAAGCTCCAGAGACAAAAACCACTTAATTAAGTGGACAAGACACATCAGTGCAATGCCTAcacccagcactggcagggcaAAGAGGAACAAGAAGTAACCAATGGAAGCACGAACGAGCCCAATGCCAGAGGACTCCCGCAGAATGACCACAGAGAGTTCACACCACATAAAGCACACCAGGTATGGGACCAGGTAGCAGTAGGTGCCTTTAAAATTCCGTAGTTGGGCCATTCTAAAGAAAAGATAGAACAAGTACAAAAACAGAAGGCAGGGGATGCTTACATTGATCACAAAGAAATGGCCTACAGGAACTGTAAAGAAGGTTTTCCCTAAGAATTTCAAgtacccaaaattcccaggtAATACTTGCAATAGGGATAAGCAACCTGCAGCTGTCTCAGTCATTAATGCCCTTCGTGTGTAAGGTTCTGCACACGTGCTTAAACTCATGTAACTTGTCACTGTGAAGAAAACTGAGACAGTAGCTAACTCTGAGCATGGTATACAGTCTTTGCTTGCtatagggaaggaaaaaatgacaaagaatACTGACAGTAAAAAGTAGAAGTACGGCTCTAAGTGATTCCATCCAAAATTCACCTCAGCTTGCTCAACATCTAGGTTTGGTTCAAAACGAAGCAGTAAGTCAGTCAAAGCACGGAAGTTTTCCCAAGCCTTACTGTCCTGAAAAACTTTCAGTGTGCAAATCACCATAGAAATGAAGGACAAATAGAATATGACCAATGGAATaatgaaggcaaaaaaatcaaTTGTCAGATTACTGATGATGAAGAAAAAGATGAGAGCATTGATATGGTGTGTTGGAACAATGGTAGACAGCCAATGCATTCCTGCCTTTGATGCAATATCTATAAGGTATTCTTTAATTTCCATAATGGCATGAAGTGGATATTTTACAacctggaaaaagagaaagaagcattttattAATGAGTAGTTTTGTATCTTTACATCACCGACATTCCTAGCTGAAGCAGTAGCAGCTAATTGTCTAACCTCAGCTAACATGAAAAGATTTATATTTCAGATCAATGTTGCCAATAAAAAAAGATTACTGTGTCTGAGATTATTAGCTCCATTTTTATTAACTCAGTCACACAAAGCTCAGAGACAATTTTGATTTCAGGCAAGATGTATTTCATTACCCTTGACACATATAATTAAATGGCTTCCTAGTCAAATATTCTGCTCTGCTAGCTTCATACTGAAGATAAAGTACATGGCTACAGCCCTGCACTATCTTAAGTCATTACTTGAGCTGCAAGTACCACACTTTAAAGCATGCAACTGCCACAGTCTGCAAGGATTATGCTATACATTCTATGCAGACACACTGCAGGAAGTAGTGCCTATGATTAATATACACATACAGAAAGTCTTTACAGCTGTGGTTTTATCTTTAAAGAACCCTTGCCAAGCATCTAGGGATGCAGCTGTCAAAACCTGttttggaagcagcagcagtatGTTAAATTCAGTTACTACACATTTACAGATTCTTTTAACTCCACAACAGTAACTGTAGAGGATCTTAAAATTCTGCCTATTTTACGTGGCATTTTCAACACCGTCACTGGACAACAGAGAAACTGCTGGATTGAATACTCTCCCTGTAACCAACCATACTCTACAAACAATGAATTAAAAGGtcctgtattttttaaacacacattCAAATATTGCATAGGGACATTAGATGCTCCGGTCAATCCTCCTTCCCCCACAAAATGACAGTTTTCATGTTTTCCCAgattgtatatttttatattaattagTTCAAGGGGAAAAGCCAAGAATGTTCCAGCAAATACCTGTGGCACTGTGATGAACTGGGACAGCAAATGCCCCAGTGATTTGCCCAAAAGCTTGTTTGTTTGTGAAGGCATCTCTGCTCTTCATAAATGCATCTCTTTCAGACAATTAGCCATGCAAATGCTTGGAAACAGACACCTTTCactccctcctttttccccaccCCTGCAATATGATAATGGGCAACAAACTTACAGCAAAAATTCAGGCCAGCAACCACACACCCCCTACCTTGCCTAATATTTATGCCAGAATTGAAGGCATGcacctttattttcccttctccttccactGTCTAGAGAAGTATCAGTGTAGAAGCTAACAGCAAGTTTCACCTTTCTTGAATTCTATCATAACAGAACCTTTTCATGCTATGGATAATTTTTCCCACCTGCTTGCTCCTGTTTAAATTAGAAAGATATGAAGCATATAACAGCATCTATAATAAAAATAGGGCAGTGATGACAGGTACATTTAAATCCTCACTGAAGATGTAACAAAGGTAGATTGACCCTTTACAGGCAAAACTGTTGACACTTTTAAATATGTGACTCATATATACCAAACTTGAAACATATATATGAGGTCAAGTCCAAAAAGAAGTTACAGTAACAATTCTTGTAATGTTCTATACAGACTAAACATCAGTATTGAGAGAGAAGCACAAGTCACTCCTGGTTTTCTCTGTGATGCTTAAGAGGCTGTTCAACATAACCTGTTCCATATTGCCTTTTTACCTTCAGTCGTAGGGGTAACTCTTCAGGACTCTTCCCTGCCAGCtcatcatcttcctcttcctgcaTAATCAGGTTGGATGGGATGATTCCCTTTGCGTATTTCTTGGTAATTTCAACAAAGTCATCCAAAGCAATAAATTTTTTAgctaaaaagataaaataaaaatttggagTAAATTTTATCACAACACTGTATTGATTATGAATTGGAATATTAATTTGCTTTCCTGCCAGAATCTAGTCTACAAAAACTGAACTACTGACAATATAGGTTTAACTTGCAACTTGTCCTGAGAtctctgctgaaaacaaaaatctccttGAGACAGAAACGTATAATATTCAACATCTTGTCAGATCAGCAGGTAAGTTTATTATACTGGTAAGTAGGATAACAGAGTGAGTGAACGTAGCTTATCTGCAAGgattccacaggaaaaaagacTACTGGATTAGGTCTCAGTTTTAAATCATAAACTACTGTATCTGCTTCAGAGAAATATTCAACAGCTGCATTGGAAAGAGATTGTACAGAAGCAGTAACGAATTATCTGCACGTCATCAACTGAAACACTGACTTCTGATTTGTTATTTAGCAGTCATTTTTCTGAGTTCAAAAGTTACAGACATAACTATGGGAAATACACAATTATTATATCTATGAGACTAAATATGGATTACCTAAAGTGCATTAATTTAATACGCTATGCGGCTATACAACAGGCCTCCTACAAACTCTATCAGCTGCGATCTAAAACAGCTACCAGCAACAAAACAGACTTTGCTCTGTTTACATAGAGACAAAATTCATCCCTCTGCCCTGGAAGATCCTTATCCACTCCAGTGAGTATAAGGGAGGCATGGGGTTACTACTGACAACAGGGAAATGGAAGGACAGAAGATGATTTATACAGTGGTTCAAACTCTTTGCACCCAATTCTCTACATTAGCATGGATTAACTAGTTTCTAAGGCAGACAAGCTTGATGCAGTTTGTAAAGGAGCATAattaacagcattttttccccataaactAAAGCAAATGACATTGCTGTACACATGAAAGAACTGAATGACAAAAATCTGTAACACACCTCATACACAGTAAATTTAACTAGTTAGCTGATGCAAAGATATGAAAGCTGGCCTGCTTACTAGAGATTTTAAAGAGATAGATAACTGCTTCATCAAATTCAACATCAGAGGATTAATGGGTTTGGGCccagaaaatttttaatttaaatatgctACATTTAGAGAAGCAACATATAAATACTTCCATAATTAAGACTGAAAACACTGGAGATACAGAGCAAAATAAAGTATTTGTCTCAGGATATATGCTAGAGGAAGAGGAATGTTAAGGAGTTCAACAGAAAATCATCATTTTACAATCTATCTTTTGGTTTAATCTCACAACATGGATGCTGGCTCTAGTTTGAGCATTTACTAGTTCTCCTCCTCCATGCATGAACCCTTATGTCCCACAAAATACCATCTGGCATGCCTCCCAAGAAACAAGaagggatttatttttgctAACTATTCTTATTATTCACAGACTGTAAGGCAACTTTACTTGCATCAAGGAATCTGTGAGACTCTTTAGGTGTTTTGGTGGGCTTCAGATTAAGCCTACTATGAAAGGTCTTCTAAATTTACTGTCTTATTGGGGAAAAATACACAGTGCTGCAAGAGTCTTATTCATGTAGAATCAGCAGACACATTAGAACCTCATAAAAATACCTTAACAGCACTTTTACAGGATCATGGGACATCCTGAGAAGGAAGGAGTTATTAAC
Proteins encoded in this window:
- the WFS1 gene encoding wolframin, whose translation is MNSVPDPTSSPSHPQQHLGRSQLNAAPVAHSGNSQRPGTSSGDSATSSVPGYSRSREKAEKKEGMKEEPEVLFEELLERAKAGEPKAQTEVGKHFLKLAEEEDEELNNCSAVDWFILAAKQGRREAVKLLRRCLEDRRGITSENEEEVKKLTSETDLERAVRKAALVMYWKLNPKKKKQLAVSELLENVGQVDNEDGEKQPGPVPKSVQKQRRMLERLVNSESKKFIALDDFVEITKKYAKGIIPSNLIMQEEEDDELAGKSPEELPLRLKVVKYPLHAIMEIKEYLIDIASKAGMHWLSTIVPTHHINALIFFFIISNLTIDFFAFIIPLVIFYLSFISMVICTLKVFQDSKAWENFRALTDLLLRFEPNLDVEQAEVNFGWNHLEPYFYFLLSVFFVIFSFPIASKDCIPCSELATVSVFFTVTSYMSLSTCAEPYTRRALMTETAAGCLSLLQVLPGNFGYLKFLGKTFFTVPVGHFFVINVSIPCLLFLYLFYLFFRMAQLRNFKGTYCYLVPYLVCFMWCELSVVILRESSGIGLVRASIGYFLFLFALPVLGVGIALMCLVHLIKWFLSLELVKIVVTLVLCAVPLLFRWWTKVNFSVVEVVKSLTRSSIVKLILVWITAVVLFCWFYVYRSEGMKVYNSTLTWNQYGFLCGPRAWKETNMARTQILCSHLEGHRVTWTGRFKYVRVTEIDNSAESAINMLPFFIGDWMRCLYGETYPLCDPKNVTLEEEELCRLKFLTKHKCHMKMFDRYKFEITVGMPFSSKNGSKPIEEDDITKDIVLKASNEFKKVLLNLRQGSIIEFSTILEGRLGSKWPVFELKAITCLNCMSKLLPAGRHVKIEQDWRSTVHKAIKFAFDFFFFPFLSAA